CCGCATTGGCGGCGCTGATGCCGCGGAAGATGTTGCCGCCGCCGACGACCATGCAGATTTCCACGCCCATGTCGTGCACGCGCTTGATCTCGCCGCAGATCTGCTTCACCGTTTCGAGGTCCTGCCCGAAGGACTGAGCGCCCATGAGGGCCTCGCCGGAAATTTTGAGAAGAACGCGTTTGTATGGGGTGGCTTCGGCCATGGGGTCTCGCTTTGGCGGCTTGCTTTATCTGTCGGAATTACAGAACCGCACTGTGATAAAGAAAAATGCGGCTTCGCTCAAGTGCGGCGCATGGGTGTGCTTACGGTTTCAACCCATAATCGCTCAGTATGGGGGCTGCGGCCTCGCTGCTCAAAAATGCGATGAGATCGCGCCCGGCCTGCATGTTCTGCCCGGCCACCACGGCGGCGTGGTATTCCACCGGCTCGCACAGGGCGGGATTGAGCGGCAGCATGTGATAGCCCTTCATCTGGCCGCTCTGGCGGAACTGCTGGTACAGATTGGCGGTACCAACCCCTACCATGTCCTGCCCGGCATGGTTGAGGGCTTGCATCAGCGCCAGGGTGGATTCATATGCTATCATGCCTTTTCCGGAGGCTTCGTGCGGAACATAAAGGCCGCGCAGGCAATTGCGGGTGACATCCACCATCTCATCCTGACTGCCCGCCACCAGGGCGATGGGGCGGTGCATCAGCCAGTTACGCGTCTGGATGTTGTCGCGCATTACCTGCACACGGCGGGCGTCGTCGGCGACTTTAAACGCGTTTTTTACGGTACGGTTTTCCGGCTCCGCCCCCTGCCACAGGCTTGCACCGCCAATGCCTTGTGCGGGAAGCGGCGTCTGGCCGGTTTCTTCAGGCTCCGGCAAGGTACTGGCGATGGGGATGGCCTGTGCCAGCCGGTCCGATGCCATGACCACCAGGGGATCGGAAAAAATGCGTCGCTGGCTGTATATATCCAGAAGCCCCAGATTCTGAAGCTCCTTGAACCAGCCGGTATCGTCGACGACCATCACATCGGCCTCGTCGCCATCTTTGACGGATTCTGCCTGGGTGCCGGGGCTTTCCACCACCAGAACGACAGAGACGCCGCTTTTTTTGCTGTAAGCCCGCGCAAGGGCGGCCATGGGAGTGGAGATGGCCTCGGGCACCAGGACGGTGATGGATGGCATGTCGCGCAATTCGGCCTGGGTTTGCGCATGGGCAGGCGAAACCGCCGCCAGCAAGAGCATCAAAAAAATAAGGAGCCTATTTGCCCGCTTCATATTGACGCTTGAGCCGCCAGAAGGAAATGCTGCTGAACAGGATGGACACCATGTAGCCGATGCCGATGGCCAGCAACGTGCCCCATGGCTCAATGGTGAGCATCACCACCAGCAGCCCGGCCAGCACGGTGAACTGCATCACGTAATCGCGCCGGATGGTGAGGCGCTTGATGGAAAAGGTCGGGATGCGGCTGGCCATAAGGAAAGCGATGAAGAGGAAATAAAAGCCTGCGATCCAGGGGTTCTGGCCCCATTCCACATCATATTCGAAATTCAGCACCATCAGGATGACGCTGATGGAAGCGCCCATGGGCGCGGCCATGCCGGTGAAGAAGCGATTGGAGAAGGGATAGGGATCGGGCGCATCCAGCTTGCTGTTGAAGCGGGCCAAACGGATGGCGCAGCAGACGATGTAGAAAATGGACATGGCCCAGCCGACGCGGTTGATCTGCTCCAGGCTCCAGAGATACATGACAATGGCGGGCACCACGCCGAAATTGACGAAATCCGACAGCGAATCCAGCTGCGCGCCGAAATTGCTGGTGGCTTTCAGCAGCCTGGCCAGGCGGCCGTCCATGCCATCCATGACGGCGGCAACGATGATGGCCGCCACGGCCTTTTCCCAGCTGCCCGCCAGCGCAAACCGAATGGCCGACAGGCCCACGCACATGCCGAGCAACGTGAAGGCGTTGGGCAGTATGTAGATCAGCGGGAGGTTGCGCGGCAGGGCCATGGTTTACTCAGCGTTGGCGGCAGTTGGTTTGGCTTTCTTCACGGCGGGCAGTTCCGCCAGCACGGTTTCGCCGCCGACGATGGTCTGGCCGACCAGCACCTTGCAGGTGGAGCCTTTGGGCAGGTAGACATCCACCCGGCTGCCGAAACGGATGAGGCC
This bacterium DNA region includes the following protein-coding sequences:
- a CDS encoding CDP-diacylglycerol O-phosphatidyltransferase, which codes for MALPRNLPLIYILPNAFTLLGMCVGLSAIRFALAGSWEKAVAAIIVAAVMDGMDGRLARLLKATSNFGAQLDSLSDFVNFGVVPAIVMYLWSLEQINRVGWAMSIFYIVCCAIRLARFNSKLDAPDPYPFSNRFFTGMAAPMGASISVILMVLNFEYDVEWGQNPWIAGFYFLFIAFLMASRIPTFSIKRLTIRRDYVMQFTVLAGLLVVMLTIEPWGTLLAIGIGYMVSILFSSISFWRLKRQYEAGK